Genomic segment of uncultured Fibrobacter sp.:
ACCAAGGGTCTCGTGTGGTTCGAAGACGAACGCGACAACAGCTACCTGTTCGAACAGGCCGGCAAGCAGGCCTCTGCCCAGAATTTCGGACCGTGGTTCGCCAGCGAAAGCGAAGCCGAACAGAAGCGCATCCTGCGTGAAAATCCGGACTTGCTTAAGGTGTGGGACGAAAAGTACGGCGACCGCATTATCCGCCTCGTCTTCATCGGCCAGCACATGGACAAGAAGAAGATTATCGCTGCAATGGACAGCTGCTTGGGCGAATAAAAAGACCGAGCTGGCTAAACTCAACCGAGTCCTTACTCTGAAGCCAGCTCTCTCGCCACCGCCCCAGCTTAACACCCGAGGGCTTTGTGGCTCACTAAACGACCGGACTGGCTAATCCCTGCAGATTCCTTGCGCTGGAGCCAGTCCTCTCGCCACCGCCCCAGCTTAACGCATGGGGCTTTGTGGCTCACAGAAGACCGAGCTGGCTAAACAAGACTGTTCGCGCCAATTCAGGATAAGTCCGCACCTAAATGGTGTGGACTTTTTTCTATCTTTACGCCCGAAAATTCAACCTAAAACCCGAAGAGACTATGCTTTTCAATTTCGACATGATCCAGGGCGTCTATGCCCGCATTCCCGCCCGCGTTGAAGCTGCCCGCAAGCAGCTGGGCCGTCCGCTCACCCTCGCCGAAAAGATTATCTACAGCCACCTGATCGATGGCGCCGAGAACAGGACCTACGAACGCGGCAAGGATTTTGCCGAATTCCACCCCGACCGCGTGGCCATGCAGGACGCTACCGCCCAGATGGCCCTTTTGCAGTTCACCACCGCCGGTAAGGCCCGTGTGGCAGTGCCGAGTTCCGTGCACTGCGACCACTTGATTATCGCTCGCGAAGGTGTCGAAAAGGACCTCCCGCGCGCGAAGGAAGAAAGCAAGGAAGTGTACGACTTCTTGCAGTCCGTGTCTGCCAAGTACGGCATTGACTGCTGGCTCCCGGGTGCAGGCATCATCCACCAGGTGGTGCTCGAAAACTATGCCTTCCCGGGCGGAATGATGATCGGTACCGACTCCCACACCGTGAACGCTGGCGGCCTCGGCATGCTCGCGATTGGCGTGGGCGGTGCAGACGCCGTGGATGCCATGGTCGGCCTCCCGTGGGAACTCAAGTACCCAAAGATGATTGGCGTGAAGCTCACTGGCAAGCTCCAGGGCTTCGCAACAGCGAAGGACATCATCCTCAAGCTCGCAGGCATCTTGACTGTTAAGGGTGGCACCAACGCCATTATCGAATACTTTGGCGAAGGCGCACGCAGCCTCTCCGCTACCGGCAAGGCAACGATTGCGAACATGGGTGCCGAAGTGGGCGCTACCTGCTCCACCTTCAGCTACGACGATTCCATGAGCCGCTACCTCAAGGTGACCGGCCGCGCCGACGTTGCCGCCGCCGCCGACAAGATTGCAGAACACCTCAAGGCCGACCCCGAAGTCGAAGCAAATCCGGAAAAGTACTTTGACCGCGTCGTCGAAATCGACTTGAACACGCTCGTGCCGCACTTCAACGGCCCGTTCAGCCCGGACCGCGCCTACGCCGTGACCGACATGGCCGAAAGCCTCAAGGCTACAGAAACCAAGCCGGAATCTACGCCGGTCGTAAGCGCCGCCCTCATCGGTTCTTGCACGAACTCCAGCTACGAAGACCTCTTCATGGCCGCGAACATGATCAAGCAGGCTCTCGCGAAGGGTCTTTCCCCGAAGTGCCCGCTCCTCATCAACCCGGGTTCCGAACAGGTTCGCTACACCGCTGAACGCGATGGTCTCATCGACTTGTTCAAGCAGTTCGGTGCAACGATCATGACGAACGCCTGCGGTCCTTGCATTGGCCGCTGGGACCGCGCCGGTGCCGACAAGAAGGAACTCAACACCATCGTCCACAGCTTTAACCGCAACTTCGCAAAGCGCGCCGACGGCAACCCGAACACGCACGCCTTTGTGGCTAGCCCGCTCATGGCCGTGATTGCCGCCCTCTCCGGCGATATCCGCTTCAACCCGATGACCGACACCCTCGTGAACAATGAGGGCAAGGCCGTGAAGCTCGACCCGCCGGAACAGTGCGAACTCCCGCCGAAGGGCTTCGAAGTCAAGGACGCCGGTTACCAGGCCCCTGCCGAAGACGGATCCAAGATTACCGTTTCCATCAACCCCGAAAGCAAGCGCCTCCAGGCCCTCGCACCGTTCGCGGCTTGGGACGGCAAGGACATCGCCGGAGCCCCGCTCCTCATCAAGGCGAAGGGCAAGTGCACCACCGACCACATTTCCATGGCCGGCCCGTGGCTCAACTACCGCGGTCACCTCGAAAACATTTCGAACAACATGCTCATCGGCGCCGTGAACGCCTTCAACGGCGAAACGAACAAGGTTCTCTGCCAGTGCGGTGAATACAAGGAAGTTCCGGAACTTGCCAAGATTTACAAGGCCAAGGGTACGGGCTCCATCGTCATCGGTGACGAAAACTACGGCGAAGGCTCCAGCCGCGAACATGCCGCCATGGAACCGCGCTTCCTCGGCGTGAAGGCCGTGATCGTGAAGAGCTTCGCCCGCATCCACGAAACGAACCTCAAGAAGCAGGGCATGCTCGCCCTCACCTTCAAGAACGCCGCCGACTACGACAAGATCCAGGAACAGGACGTGTTCGACATCGTTGGCCTCACCAAGTTCGCTCCGGGTTCCGAGTTCACGCTCGTCGCCCACCACAAGGACGGCTCGGTCGATAACATCGCCCTCAGCCACACCTACAACGAACAGCAGTGGGCATGGTTCAAGGCGGGTTCCGCCCTCAACTTGATCCGCGCGAACAACAAGTAAGCACCCCGGCGCATTCCTATCCACGGTACAAACCGTTACGTATGCGCCACACGTCATCCTGAACAACAGCAAGGTTGCGAAGGATCAAAACATTAAAATCCATCGGTAAAAACCGATGGATTTTTTGCTATAAAACGAGCGATGTCCGAAGAATCATTGCAGCGGTTTAAGCCGCATTCATCACATGGCGGCGCCACTTACCGCTTTTCCAGCGACGCCAGAAAATAAGCGGCGCCGTACTGTACACGGCAACAACTGCAATCCAGGCGTATTGAGCCGGAAGGTGGAAAATGTAGGCAGCCACGTACAAGGCGCCCGCCACGCACCAGTTCATAATGGCACACGCGAACATGACCCACACGGTATCGCCCGCACCGCGAAGCGCACCCGCATAAATTACGAGCAAGACTTCAACAAAAATGTAGAAAGTTGCTATCCGCAGCATGAAAATACTCATGGGTCTTGCCGCATCAAAAATGGCAAGAGCCTCGGCAGAAGCCTCCGCCACATCGGGCCTAAAGATATCCGTCAGCATGCCCGGCAGGAATATAAAGAAAATGGCCATCAGCAACGAATATCCCCAACCAAGCCGCAGTCCCGAATAAGTCGAACGCGTCGCGGCGGCCCCATC
This window contains:
- a CDS encoding aconitate hydratase: MLFNFDMIQGVYARIPARVEAARKQLGRPLTLAEKIIYSHLIDGAENRTYERGKDFAEFHPDRVAMQDATAQMALLQFTTAGKARVAVPSSVHCDHLIIAREGVEKDLPRAKEESKEVYDFLQSVSAKYGIDCWLPGAGIIHQVVLENYAFPGGMMIGTDSHTVNAGGLGMLAIGVGGADAVDAMVGLPWELKYPKMIGVKLTGKLQGFATAKDIILKLAGILTVKGGTNAIIEYFGEGARSLSATGKATIANMGAEVGATCSTFSYDDSMSRYLKVTGRADVAAAADKIAEHLKADPEVEANPEKYFDRVVEIDLNTLVPHFNGPFSPDRAYAVTDMAESLKATETKPESTPVVSAALIGSCTNSSYEDLFMAANMIKQALAKGLSPKCPLLINPGSEQVRYTAERDGLIDLFKQFGATIMTNACGPCIGRWDRAGADKKELNTIVHSFNRNFAKRADGNPNTHAFVASPLMAVIAALSGDIRFNPMTDTLVNNEGKAVKLDPPEQCELPPKGFEVKDAGYQAPAEDGSKITVSINPESKRLQALAPFAAWDGKDIAGAPLLIKAKGKCTTDHISMAGPWLNYRGHLENISNNMLIGAVNAFNGETNKVLCQCGEYKEVPELAKIYKAKGTGSIVIGDENYGEGSSREHAAMEPRFLGVKAVIVKSFARIHETNLKKQGMLALTFKNAADYDKIQEQDVFDIVGLTKFAPGSEFTLVAHHKDGSVDNIALSHTYNEQQWAWFKAGSALNLIRANNK